TTAGTTCACTCACAGAAACCTCAGCTATAATAGCTACATGTGTGCAGGGAAGACTGGCTTATAGCTAGGGCCTGGGACTGAGAattgaaagacagaaagaaattttaaaaaaaggaaattacttctTTCTTAAACTCTTGGTCTATCCATGAGAGAAGTTGGTTACAGCGGCACTTTCAAAAGCACCATAGCCAAAGATGAATAAATTATGTTGAAGCAGTTAAAATGTTCCCCCTAAGACACTTGAAGCCTGTTTATCTCAACCATCACATGGAGACATTTCCTCCCCTCAGCTGTGCCTACGTGCTCTCCGACTGCACAAGCAGACAGTGGGTATGTCTACCTGGATGCAACTTTAAGCAACCAAGCTCAAGCCCAACAGATCTGCCCCCAAGCGCAGTGCCTCACCATGTACCAaaccagcacaggcagcaggtgACACTCTCGTGCTAACAACccgctctcctctcccctcagtCCCTCAGTAAATCCTTGACAGCTCTTCCTGGCAGTCTTTTAAAACAAGGGATTAAATTGCAACTGCACATgcatctgcacacacacactctcatacccttattttaaaataactcttttAGAGTACAGTTAGTCTGCAATGTTGTTGCCATACAAAATTTGATCACTGAGAAATGGGGCCACTTGGAAGCATTTCTATTCACTGCTGAGACTGGCCTAAGGGTGGAAAGTTTGCAAATAATCAAATTTAATCACTGCTGTGGCCCTCCACGTCTCAGCTATGGCAGTGAAGAGGCATTTCCCCTGTGAAAGGCAAAAGGGCAGGGGCTATGTTCTCAGGAGACGGTGAGCCCTGTACACATTCCAGCCAGTTTCTAAACCCCAGGGCACAGGCACAGAGCGTTGGTCCAACGCTGCTGGTGGACCAAAAATCAAATGCTCAAATTCTAACAATGTATGTAAGACAGCTGAAGGTGTATCTGGGCTTTTGAAAGAGTTACTTCATAACATTTATGTTTATCACAGACCTCAGCAAAATCTTAAGCCTCAACTGTGGCTTCATTGCATATCTGTAATATACTTGCCAGCAACATGATCAGCCTCTGTACCTGCCCATGACAGCTGCATTTCCATGGGCTTCACATGCTATCCCTGGTCACTGTCTGCCTCTTTCACCccttactttttccttttacaagtTTAATTCTTCATGGGAAATAAGTTTAATATGAGGGTGGCAGTGTTCATATGGTGGTGATGGTGAAGGGAGGTATCTGGAATgcatcctggttttggctgcacACTCTCGATATAAATGGTTTATAGAATAGGAACATACAGAGCTTGCCACATTCTGGAGGCACTGTAATACTGGGGTGAAGTGTGAAGGTGTTGATCTCCTCTTAGGGCATCCTCTACCAGCTCCAAGAAGAGACATTCAGCGGACAATCCTCAAATCATACACATATATCCGAGCTTACCAAGATCCTGTAGagtagggtagggtagggtagggtagcgtagggtagggtagggtagggtagggtagggtagggtagggtagggtagggtagaGCAGATACACTTCCCTAGACAAAATGCTTGGTTCTAATCTAGATTGAGTCAGCATTACTGTTTGTTGAAATAAGGGCTCTTTGGTCTTACACTTAGTTTTGCAAGATCTGTTAACCGATGAGGTCTTCAGTTCCTAGATGCTACTAGAATAACAAAGGCATCACATAAACAAACATTAACAGCAACCTCAAGAGACTGATCAAAGCTTTCTGGTCCACAGAGGCTAAATTACATTCAGCCTCAGATTCAGCTTTCCTTCTGGTAAGTTCCTAACAATCCATCCTTTCAAATTGTTTTCAGGCAATATGCATTGAGGCACATAATATTCCATTAAGAGTATCATGTGATCACTCTCCTAGTCTGGAACGAGAGCTGTAATTTAGTTATGATTGCAGGAATGTAATCCCTTTCTGACaatggcttttatttctgcaacgtttcaaaagaaaataaaaacaagcacCTGGTAGATGTATGAAACTTTACATGTTACGCAGCCATACTACATGACTGGTACTTCTTATGCTGCATCTCTTGCTTCAGTACAAATCCACCTTTGCTGTTTTGAAGGCTAGTGTACACCCTATGCTGGTCATTCAGTCTGGAAAATTATATattcctctgctcttcagaCAGTTTCAGTGCAGTTCTTTACTACAGTATTTTCAGATTAGCCGTCTTCTCCATTGTCCACCTTTGCATTCAAGGCTTTCTTTGCAAGAGGTATACACATTTCAGCAGTGAAACAATAGTGGTCCTTTAGTATTGCTGCAGTAGCACTGAAAACACAAACCCGAGTTTGGCTCAGCTTCTCCGTATCTCTTTACAGAAAAGCTCATGTTAATGAACTTTTAATTCTTTAGCTAGCTGTTTAAAGGTGCTGCGTGCAGCTATTTACAAGTATTTAgactgaaaatgtgaaatgcaaCACTGAAGATCAAAGCAGAATCTTCTCTAAGCACGTTACACACCTCCCTCTGGCATTAGAGAACTTTGTTCAATGCTCAGAGCATGCTTTGACAACACGCCCATCTCCACACCTTGCCTTACAGTGAGCAGCGCAAAGCTCAACATGTTACAAGATACTTAAAACCTGATCCGTTCTGTAGTTTGCCTTGTGATTTTCTGGAATGCCACCTTCCACCCCCACCCACATCACTCGCCCAAAGCACAGTCTTGCTGATGAAGGGTAAGGCTACATCAGGTCCACTCCACTGTGCAAAAGTTAAAATACGCTGAGAGTCTGCGTAAACAACCAAAGAAAGAATCTCAAAAATTTGGTCGGTTGCTGCCTGAAGTGCAGCACTggtatgtatttataaatagaaaataaggaTCTACTGAATACATAATTTATTATTGCTACTCCAGCCCTTGAGTAATATTCATTGAGATAGATCACTCTAAAtctttcttcatatttattCTGTGAATCTTAACTGCTAGAACATTTTATTAATGTagaacaaaacaagaagtcATAAATGTCAGTATGAACCCGTAAGTTATATaaattgaaaaagaataaatcgGTACAGCTTCATGTAATACCCATGTATTTATTTGGagcccattttatttttaccaacCCTACATGACAGGCTCCCTAAACCAATACAGGTGGATCTTCTGCTTCGAAACAGGGCTACTGTGTCAAGACTGCTGGTTTCTGATATACCTTCCACAGTGAAAGAATGAATGctaagtctttttttaaaagatttttattaaagaataTTCTCTGTAAGCTGTATTAGACAGACTTATCTAACCTCATCACTGAGTTAAAGTGCCTTCAgtcaagccaaacacacactgaaaaGCATATTCTCTTCAATCTAATCTGGGTGAGGTCTTGTGAATTTTGCATGTACACAATCTGTGACATGCAAAGCCCTATCAAGACCATGGTACATCTGTCAACTACATTTTTAACGAAACCCAAGGTGTCTGCATATCAAGAAATAGCAAGTTCAGCAcacatgaaaacagaacaaaaatacagcTTGAACAACCAAGTGTATATACTCTTTGAATAGCAGCAACATCACTAAAAAAAGTTGACTTTGTGCTTCACAGCTAAACTGTATACGGCTCAACAGTTTTGTTCACTGAACCATGGGGCTGGCAAGAAGTCTTTCAATGGCAGTCAGAGGCTTAAACGATTACAGTGTAAGATATCAGTAAAACTGtttattccatttttcattGTGATGGCTCAAAAAAGACAACAATCCTATTAGTACTAGGACCTATTTTCAAGCCCTTTTTACAGAAGGTAAGGTTTCACCATCAGTACCCTGCATTGTCCAGCCCAACTACAAGTAGTGGAACATGATAAATACGCATATATATTGCAAAAcagagttttgtttcttttttatttgtaacaCATGAGTTTCCAAGCAGATTTAACCAGAAATTATATTCACACCCTCAAACTctatttcagactttttttgaATGCCTGTGTCTATTCAACAAAGATTGtcctttatttcaaaacagagtTCCAGCATAAATCACTCCCTTATTTAATACTTATTGAGCAAAGTAACCTCTATTCCCACAGCATTTAAAGTGAGAATTACACTGTTGCAAATATGCATTGCATAGTTATCTGCATTCTTTTTTGCAGATACCCCCTGGCACTTATTTCAGTAAGCCAACCATCACTTCACTGATATCCCACAACTTTCTTGCAACCAAGTCATCCATGGCTTTGGGCAGGAGCTCTTCCTCTTTGCAgtccccaaaatattttcctgacacACCTTCAACATCAGGAGAAGAGGCCAAATAAATAGAAGTCTGGGCTCCTTCCAGAGGTGTTTTGAAGAAAGCCCATGACACCAAGTTGAATAGGGGTTTTGCCAGCAAAGGAATATTCACATACCTGCCTAGATTTGTTCTGACAATCCCAGGATGAAGGGAATTGACAGTGACTCCTGTCCCTTCTAACCGACGGGCTAGCTCCCTTGCAAATAATATGTTAGCCAGTTTACTCCGACTGTAACAAAAGCTTTTATTGTAACTTATTTCACTGTTCAAGTCTTCAAAGTTGATCTCTCCATATTTGTAAAGCTTTGAGGATACTACCACAATCCTGCTCGGAGCAGAATTTTTGAGGAGGCCCAGAAGAAGGTTGGTGAGCAAGAAGTGACCCAAGTGGTTTACACCAAATTGCATCTCAAAACCATCCTCTGTCTTCATGTACGGGCACTGGAATATTCCTGCATTATTTATCAGAACATCCAGCCTTGGCTCTTCCtttaaataggaaagaaaaaaatcattcagttTTACAATTGTCATGCAAAACATAATATTATGCTTAGTCTTTCTCATTGGCCGTTgttagaaagaaataatttcactcCTAGTTTTCTGAATTGTAACTTCCTGATATTCTCTTAAAGCatggctgaaaaaaacccataagtTGAACTACCACTAAGCTGAGTACTTGGTCCCAGTAGGATGCAGGTACACAAGAGTAGGTCTGTATCTACTTTTAATGCAGGCAGAGAAAACAATCATCTGCTTCTCCAGGAGCAGCTTTTTCTACAGCAATTCAGTGATAATTTACCTTTgtgatgcattttgttttcttctaaaaagtAACCTGTTTATTGCACTGCAAAAGCACACACATTAATTTATGGCAAACCTCAGCCATAGGCAAGGGGTCTACTGTGCAAAAGACATGCAAATGTGGACAAAAAGTGTTAGCTCAAAGAACTAACCTCAGGGTTGAAGAGAAATGTTACACTGTAGACCCACCATCTCACTGGGATGGTGTCATgaaaaactttgcaaaacaaTGTTCGCACGATTTTAAACactatcttattttaaaatcactacACGTCATTGTGCTGCTTGGTGAGAACTATGGAACAGAACTCATCACAGAAAAGTAACATTCATGTTTCATACAATTTGAGTCTAATAGGTCTACTCAAGAACTAAGGTGTGTCTATGGGACTGAggtttgaaatatttatgacGTGCTCAGTACATGCTATTTGATGGATCAGTATTCTGGTTCAGGTCGGTAGAAAACAAAAGACTCAAGAAGGTACATTACATTCAACAGAATGAGGAAATGTAAGTAATTAACAAAGAGGGTGGTatggataatttaaaaatatgtataataCATCATGCACTTCATGCTCCAGCATCCACTCAAAAAATTAAGAGCTCTCTAATTTACCCAAAACAGtaactttttcaaaaaatacagattaaagTAAGCTGCCTAAATAAACTCCAAATTCAACACTTTCACCCACCTCTGACAAAAGACTGTGAAAGTATCACAGGAAATTTATGCTTGCATGAACCAGAAGCAAATGTATTCACTTTACAGAAAGAGCAGCATGAGTTTTCTTTGCTGCTAATTCTTTAAACCCAGTGCAGGGACTGGAAGGCAAGCCAAGATCATTTCCATGATAAAAATAGAGAacctcaaaattaatttcataccATTTGCCTTTTATTTGACTGCCATTAGCAGCAATGATACAAAGGGAGCAAAACCCAAATCTGCACTTGGCATTCAGTTAATGATGCTGGCATCCGATCACACAGAACATCAAGTACTTCAACCTCAGACTGATTTCCGTGGGACTTGAGGTTGCTCTGTTTCATATAATTGGGTCCCTGAGGCATGATCCAAAGAGCATCAAACTCACTTCCGCTCTTCACCCAAAGGGACATAACAGTTACTATCACTAAATCAGGACAGGACTGAAGAAGTACTGGCTGTAGATATGCTCACTTAAGTGATACTTCTTTAGACAGAAACACCACTTTAGAAACTTTTTGTAGCATCTGACTGAGGGATACATTTTGCAAGACTTAAGACTTCAAGAAGCAAGACCTCCACGTGTGCTCTTTTCTGACACTTCTACATTTAATAATCTAGAGTAATGTAATCAATGCCAAGCAGGCAGCTACCATGACCAAGCGCAATGGAATGCACAAAACATTGCTTTGATGGGCAATGCTGTTCCTTGTAGCTTCTGAGCTCACttccattttctccatttttccatGGAACCCTCCAACATCTTAGTCTCTTATTTTTTGCAGTAAGACTAGGGAGTGAAAGATGTAATCACTTGCAGTTGTACAGAGGAAAGCTGCCACAGATTAAGGTGGTGGGAGTGCATTGTTTCCCCATCCTGCCAATATTGGTCTTCatctcaataaaaaaaaaaacccaaaacacaaaaccccccaaacaaaccaacctagcaaaaccccaaataaacaGCTCCAAGAAGGAGTCACAGGTTAGAGAAGATAAGTAACATGAATGTGGGTGGAACAGCTCTTGAAAGTATTTCTTGAACTCACATCCCTTGTCATTCAGCTGCTTTTGgaattattttgaaactgaaagTTAGAACGCAGGTATCAGCAGTGCTCTGCAGATACAGGCACTCTCTTTTTCTTCGCCCATTTCTCACTGAGAGTCACTTGTGCGGGCTTTACCAATAAAGAGATGCTaacaaatgcatatttttcGGTATTTTGTACTATAAAAGATACAATTATTAGAAGTTAAacatgatgtttctttttttgtgtttcttatgCATATTTTAGATCCTTTTGTATATGCATATTTTCCCAGAACCCTGAAGCAAGATTAGACCTTATCACTGGATTCATATGTATGAATGTATATGACTACAAAAAGCCCCATGCGAGAACTTAAAAGTTGACTTTTTCCAGAcacttaagttttaaaaaagctatttgaaaattaatgcaATAGAGTccccctctgtttttcttcctctctcacAACAGCATCTGAGCATCTTTCAAGTACTTCACAAGCActtctctgagcagcagcaaaacttATTAAGCCTGGCTTCACAGGACTTTGTGTCTCACGGCTTGAGTAGCCAGATGTGGTGACATGAGAGTCCCAAACAAAGCTTTTTGTGGGAATGGAATAACGCCTCCAACGGTG
This genomic interval from Pelecanus crispus isolate bPelCri1 chromosome 3, bPelCri1.pri, whole genome shotgun sequence contains the following:
- the RDH14 gene encoding retinol dehydrogenase 14, yielding MAATAAALALGGGLLLAAWRWLRGAAGAAPGSGASMRGKTVIITGANSGLGRAAAAELLRMRARVIMGCRDRARAERAAREIRAELGERAEAEGGGELVVRELDLASLRSVRAFCHRVLQEEPRLDVLINNAGIFQCPYMKTEDGFEMQFGVNHLGHFLLTNLLLGLLKNSAPSRIVVVSSKLYKYGEINFEDLNSEISYNKSFCYSRSKLANILFARELARRLEGTGVTVNSLHPGIVRTNLGRYVNIPLLAKPLFNLVSWAFFKTPLEGAQTSIYLASSPDVEGVSGKYFGDCKEEELLPKAMDDLVARKLWDISEVMVGLLK